The Flavobacterium commune genome contains a region encoding:
- a CDS encoding glycosyltransferase family 2 protein encodes MNFPLVTVQIPTYNQKHYIKEAIDSVCSQSYNNVEIIVSDDCSPYDINEYLKDFVCKQNFKLIANKVNLGRVKNYRNTLYNHVKGKYFVNLDGDDYFIDSSFLEYAVNILEEYEKNYKPVVFEYNHNVQKIKDIVGEYIVIDENSILIDGIRYFQNLHKINEFTHASCIFKTETAKSIGFYSIDSLCSDFDSACRILLEGSIIVSSAKVAEWRIHENNASWSLNTEQYFSEKKSIKNIIDSAKGKVKPVDLLPLEKALNFGLYYKTLSLFENDKNYKEQIKFILFNSKVNFLYFKAIARFMINKMVK; translated from the coding sequence ATGAATTTTCCACTAGTTACAGTTCAAATACCTACTTATAATCAAAAGCACTATATTAAGGAAGCGATTGATTCTGTTTGTTCTCAAAGTTATAATAATGTAGAAATAATTGTATCTGATGATTGCTCCCCTTACGATATTAATGAATACCTAAAAGATTTTGTTTGCAAACAAAATTTTAAATTGATCGCTAATAAAGTTAATTTAGGCAGGGTAAAAAATTATCGGAATACTTTGTATAATCATGTTAAAGGAAAATATTTTGTTAATTTAGATGGAGATGATTATTTTATAGATAGTTCTTTTTTAGAATACGCTGTTAATATACTTGAAGAATATGAAAAAAATTATAAACCTGTAGTTTTTGAGTATAATCACAATGTTCAAAAAATAAAAGACATAGTAGGAGAATATATTGTTATAGATGAAAATTCCATTTTGATTGACGGTATAAGGTATTTTCAAAATCTTCATAAAATAAATGAATTCACACATGCATCTTGTATTTTTAAAACTGAAACAGCCAAGTCTATAGGCTTTTATTCAATCGATAGTCTTTGTTCTGATTTTGATTCAGCTTGTAGAATATTATTAGAGGGAAGTATAATAGTTTCTAGTGCAAAAGTTGCAGAATGGCGGATTCACGAAAATAATGCTTCCTGGTCTTTGAATACAGAACAATATTTTTCGGAAAAAAAATCTATTAAAAATATTATTGATTCTGCAAAAGGGAAAGTTAAGCCAGTAGATTTATTACCATTAGAGAAAGCTTTAAATTTTGGACTATATTATAAGACTTTATCTCTGTTTGAAAATGATAAAAATTATAAAGAACAGATTAAATTTATTTTATTTAATTCAAAGGTCAATTTTTTATATTTCAAAGCAATAGCTCGTTTCATGATTAATAAAATGGTTAAATGA
- a CDS encoding ABC transporter ATP-binding protein, with amino-acid sequence MLGEIKTYIAEKFEILYYFYKYIGNSFFLLLGFNFLSVLMDGLGLTMFVPLLQIADNNVGLEGNNGELVSLVKSFFNYFNIPLNVLTMLLLIGSVFIFKALFSYFTMSFQSITLNVFSQKLRNKNSLGLSKLNYKEFISADIGRMQSTLTGDVYAVTAACTNYIETIKNGMIVSVYMGFAFFMDWKFSILVMIGGLLTNFIYKFFYKHTKNFSKKDTDYEHQYTGLVIQGINHFKYLKATSRNSLFDKRMLDLLEVSVENKIKSGKLNAFITSLREPLMVIVVCVVIALQLIVFKASLSAIMIVLMLFYRAMAYIMSVQICWNIYLSNIGAMDNMRDFEKYLLENEEKKNGSIKINQIDTIHLDKINLSFDEFKVIDNLSLDIKNKQSVAFVGESGSGKTTLVNIICGLLHSNNGKLEVNGIPVDKIDLKSYRSKIGYISQEPTIFNGDIFDNVTFWAERTPENINKFMDTMKKCSMIKFLDKLPQGYNELLGYNGLNLSGGQKQRISIARELYRDIDVLIMDEATSALDSETEKEIKESIDALKGTVTIISIAHRLSTIQNADVIHLMANGKIIDSGNFKELKSYSNNFKKMTDLQGM; translated from the coding sequence ATGTTAGGGGAGATAAAAACATACATTGCTGAAAAATTTGAAATTTTATATTATTTCTATAAGTATATAGGTAATAGTTTCTTTTTATTGTTAGGGTTTAATTTTTTATCCGTTTTGATGGATGGTTTAGGGTTAACCATGTTTGTTCCACTACTTCAAATTGCTGATAATAATGTTGGTTTGGAAGGTAATAATGGGGAATTAGTAAGTTTGGTTAAGTCTTTCTTTAATTATTTTAATATTCCATTAAATGTGTTGACAATGCTTTTGTTGATAGGGAGCGTATTTATTTTTAAAGCATTGTTTTCTTATTTTACCATGTCATTCCAGTCGATAACATTAAATGTTTTTTCTCAAAAACTGAGGAATAAAAATTCTTTAGGTTTGAGTAAATTAAATTATAAGGAGTTTATATCTGCAGATATAGGTAGAATGCAAAGCACTTTAACAGGAGATGTTTATGCCGTTACTGCTGCTTGTACCAATTATATCGAAACAATAAAAAACGGTATGATAGTGTCAGTATATATGGGATTTGCCTTTTTTATGGATTGGAAGTTTTCCATTCTTGTGATGATAGGTGGTTTACTTACAAATTTTATCTACAAATTTTTTTATAAGCATACTAAGAATTTTTCTAAAAAAGATACAGATTATGAACATCAGTATACTGGTTTAGTAATCCAAGGAATTAATCATTTTAAATATCTAAAAGCAACGTCAAGAAACAGTTTGTTTGACAAACGAATGTTGGATTTGTTAGAGGTATCAGTAGAAAATAAAATTAAGAGTGGGAAATTGAATGCTTTTATCACTTCATTGAGAGAGCCTTTAATGGTTATTGTTGTTTGTGTGGTTATTGCTTTACAATTAATCGTTTTTAAGGCTTCATTATCTGCCATTATGATAGTCTTGATGCTTTTTTATAGAGCAATGGCTTATATTATGTCCGTTCAAATTTGTTGGAATATTTATCTTAGTAATATTGGAGCTATGGATAATATGAGGGATTTTGAAAAATATTTATTAGAAAACGAAGAGAAGAAAAATGGAAGCATTAAAATTAATCAAATAGATACTATTCATTTAGATAAGATTAATTTATCATTTGATGAGTTTAAAGTAATAGATAATTTAAGTTTGGATATTAAAAACAAACAATCTGTTGCATTTGTAGGAGAAAGTGGTTCAGGAAAGACAACTTTAGTAAATATTATTTGTGGCCTATTACATAGTAATAACGGGAAATTAGAAGTAAACGGAATTCCTGTTGATAAGATTGATTTAAAGTCCTATCGCTCTAAAATTGGTTATATTTCTCAAGAACCTACCATCTTTAATGGTGATATTTTTGATAATGTTACTTTTTGGGCAGAAAGAACACCTGAAAACATCAATAAGTTTATGGATACTATGAAAAAATGTAGTATGATAAAATTTTTAGATAAATTACCTCAAGGCTATAATGAATTGTTAGGTTATAACGGTTTAAATTTAAGTGGAGGTCAAAAACAACGAATTTCTATTGCCAGAGAATTGTACAGAGATATTGATGTTTTGATTATGGACGAAGCGACTTCGGCTTTGGACTCTGAAACAGAGAAGGAAATTAAGGAAAGTATTGATGCTTTAAAGGGTACGGTAACCATCATTTCAATTGCACATCGATTGTCAACCATTCAAAATGCAGATGTTATTCATTTGATGGCAAATGGAAAAATTATAGATTCAGGAAATTTTAAAGAATTAAAATCGTATTCTAATAATTTTAAAAAGATGACTGATTTGCAAGGGATGTAA
- a CDS encoding mannose-1-phosphate guanylyltransferase, translated as MNKTHTIIHVILTGGIGSRLWPLSRKSQPKQYLEIFEGKSLFELTVERNSDIADKVIVVGNVDNCHLSRKILEKRNTPYLDIVESTPRNTAAAIAFAAFAANPDDILIVTPMDHIIEKKDLYDIAVVDAIEKAANGYIVTFGIVPTKPETGYGYIEAKGENVLSFREKPNLVTAKAFIAKKNFLWNSGMFCFKAGVLLEELKHFQPKVYKKSKKVWEHNDNGKLDLDLSLEIPSISIDYAVMERSKKIKVVPSQFLWSDLGSFESVYDYLLSKGHPVDENGNMTIGTQNYTAFIGLKNTILIATDNANLVLQKEYSQDVKDLYNELELEKPELLQ; from the coding sequence ATGAATAAAACCCACACAATCATACACGTAATCCTTACAGGAGGAATAGGAAGTCGTTTATGGCCTTTATCACGTAAAAGCCAACCTAAGCAATATTTGGAAATTTTTGAAGGCAAGTCCCTATTTGAATTGACTGTAGAACGCAATAGTGATATTGCCGATAAGGTAATCGTGGTAGGGAATGTAGATAACTGCCATTTGAGCAGAAAGATTTTAGAAAAAAGGAATACGCCTTATCTGGATATTGTAGAATCGACACCAAGAAATACGGCGGCAGCAATTGCTTTTGCAGCATTTGCCGCTAATCCCGATGATATTTTAATTGTGACACCAATGGATCATATCATTGAAAAGAAAGATTTATATGATATAGCGGTTGTAGATGCCATAGAGAAAGCAGCTAATGGTTATATTGTCACATTTGGAATTGTTCCTACCAAACCTGAAACCGGTTATGGTTATATTGAAGCAAAAGGAGAAAATGTATTATCCTTTAGAGAAAAACCAAATTTAGTTACAGCCAAAGCTTTCATTGCCAAGAAAAATTTTCTGTGGAATAGCGGTATGTTTTGTTTTAAGGCAGGGGTATTGTTAGAGGAATTAAAACATTTTCAACCTAAAGTATATAAAAAATCTAAAAAAGTTTGGGAGCATAATGACAATGGGAAATTAGATTTAGATTTATCACTTGAAATTCCATCTATTAGTATTGATTATGCGGTGATGGAAAGAAGTAAAAAGATAAAGGTAGTTCCTTCCCAGTTTTTATGGTCCGATTTAGGCTCATTTGAGTCCGTTTACGATTATTTACTTTCTAAAGGGCATCCTGTTGATGAAAATGGAAACATGACAATTGGAACCCAGAATTACACGGCATTTATAGGTTTAAAAAATACCATTTTGATAGCAACTGATAATGCTAATTTGGTTCTGCAAAAAGAATATTCCCAGGATGTTAAGGATTTGTATAACGAATTAGAGCTTGAGAAACCGGAGTTGTTACAATAA
- a CDS encoding UpxY family transcription antiterminator, with translation MNWYVVYTKPKWEKKVAEQLIQKGIECYCPLVTQVRQWSDRKKKVEVPLFNSYVFVRLAENDRNLVFQSSGVVRYLFWLGKPAIVRDEEINTIKKWLAVPDKYEISVASLQVGDKVVLESGPFKSQEAVVQEVNRNNCILVLESMGCVLKMKKI, from the coding sequence ATGAATTGGTATGTAGTTTACACCAAACCGAAGTGGGAAAAAAAAGTAGCCGAACAATTAATTCAAAAAGGGATTGAGTGCTATTGTCCTTTGGTTACTCAGGTTCGTCAATGGTCGGATCGAAAGAAAAAGGTGGAAGTGCCACTTTTTAATTCCTATGTTTTTGTCCGTTTAGCAGAGAATGATCGGAATTTAGTATTCCAGTCTTCAGGTGTTGTGCGTTATCTTTTTTGGTTGGGAAAACCGGCGATTGTGCGTGATGAGGAAATTAACACTATTAAGAAATGGCTCGCCGTGCCTGATAAGTATGAGATTTCAGTTGCTTCTTTACAGGTAGGGGATAAAGTCGTCTTGGAATCTGGGCCTTTTAAATCCCAGGAAGCTGTCGTTCAGGAAGTAAATAGAAATAATTGTATCCTTGTTTTGGAATCAATGGGATGTGTTTTAAAGATGAAAAAGATATAA
- a CDS encoding GDP-L-fucose synthase family protein, which produces MKHNSKIYIAGHNGMVGSAILSNLQKQGYSNFVLKSSKELDLRDSIAVSEFFKTEKPEYVFLAAAKVGGIVANNTYRAEFLYDNLMIQNNVIHHSYLNGVKKLLFLGSSCIYPKLASQPLKEDYLLTGVLEPTNEPYAIAKIAGIKMCDAYRSQYGCNFISVMPTNLYGKNDNYDLENSHVLPAMLRKFHEAKINNEESVTLWGTGTPMREFLNAADMADACVFLMNNYDEPGLINIGTGKDISIKELAETIKKIVGYEGEIIWDTNRPDGTPRKLMNVDKLSNLGWKYSIELEEGIRQVYGEKFL; this is translated from the coding sequence GTGAAGCATAATTCAAAAATATATATAGCAGGTCATAACGGAATGGTTGGAAGTGCAATTTTAAGTAATTTGCAAAAACAAGGCTATTCAAACTTTGTTTTAAAATCATCCAAAGAGTTGGATTTAAGAGATTCAATTGCTGTATCTGAATTTTTTAAAACCGAGAAGCCAGAATATGTTTTTTTGGCAGCGGCAAAAGTGGGAGGTATAGTAGCCAATAATACTTATAGGGCAGAGTTTTTATATGATAATTTGATGATTCAAAACAATGTAATTCATCATTCGTATTTGAATGGGGTTAAAAAATTACTTTTTCTAGGATCCAGCTGTATTTATCCAAAGTTGGCTTCTCAACCATTGAAAGAGGATTATTTGTTAACAGGGGTATTAGAACCTACCAATGAGCCTTATGCTATTGCAAAAATTGCAGGAATCAAAATGTGCGATGCTTACAGGAGTCAGTATGGATGTAATTTTATTTCGGTGATGCCAACTAATTTGTATGGTAAGAATGATAATTATGATCTTGAAAATTCCCATGTTTTACCAGCGATGCTGCGCAAATTTCATGAAGCTAAAATAAATAATGAAGAATCAGTTACTTTATGGGGGACAGGAACTCCCATGAGAGAGTTTCTAAATGCAGCTGATATGGCTGATGCCTGTGTTTTTTTAATGAATAATTATGATGAACCGGGATTGATTAATATCGGTACAGGAAAGGACATAAGCATTAAAGAATTAGCTGAAACCATAAAAAAAATCGTTGGTTATGAAGGAGAAATTATTTGGGATACTAATCGTCCGGACGGTACACCCAGAAAATTAATGAATGTAGATAAGCTAAGTAATTTAGGCTGGAAATATAGTATTGAATTAGAGGAAGGTATAAGACAGGTTTACGGAGAAAAATTTTTATAA
- the gmd gene encoding GDP-mannose 4,6-dehydratase, whose product MTKVALITGITGQDGSYLAELLLEKGYEVHGVKRRASSFNTQRIDHLYVDLHENNVHFKLHYGDLTDSTNIIRIIQEVQPDEIYNLGAMSHVKVSFDSPEYVANVDGIGTLRILEAVRILGLTHKTRIYQASTSELYGGLEENKNEKGFYDENSPFYPRSPYGVAKIYGFWITKNYREAYNMYACNGILFNHESPRRGETFVTRKITMATAKIALGKQDCLYLGNLNAQRDWGHAKDYVEAMWAMLQQEKAEDFVIATGKTTCVRDFVRMAFAECGIELAFSGNAENEIATVVVCNNPEFQIEIGKTVVKIDPEYYRPTEVDLLIGDPVKANTKLNWKPKYDLGLLVKEMVTSDLKKALNNEI is encoded by the coding sequence ATGACAAAAGTAGCATTAATTACGGGAATAACAGGACAAGATGGTTCTTATCTGGCAGAATTATTATTAGAAAAGGGATATGAAGTTCATGGAGTTAAGCGTAGAGCTTCTTCATTTAATACCCAAAGAATTGATCATTTATATGTTGATTTACATGAAAATAATGTTCATTTTAAGTTGCATTATGGTGATTTGACTGATTCAACCAATATTATCAGAATTATCCAGGAAGTGCAGCCAGATGAAATTTATAATTTGGGTGCTATGTCCCATGTAAAAGTAAGTTTTGATTCCCCTGAATATGTGGCTAATGTGGATGGTATTGGTACTTTACGTATATTAGAAGCGGTTCGAATTTTAGGCTTAACTCATAAAACCAGAATCTATCAGGCATCGACTTCGGAACTTTATGGAGGTTTAGAAGAAAATAAAAATGAGAAAGGTTTTTATGACGAAAATTCACCCTTCTACCCTCGATCTCCTTATGGAGTGGCTAAAATTTATGGTTTTTGGATAACTAAAAACTATAGAGAAGCTTATAATATGTATGCTTGTAACGGAATTTTATTTAACCATGAATCGCCTAGACGAGGGGAGACCTTTGTTACGAGAAAAATCACGATGGCTACTGCAAAAATTGCATTGGGTAAGCAAGATTGCCTGTATTTAGGTAATTTGAATGCACAGCGGGATTGGGGACATGCTAAAGATTATGTAGAGGCAATGTGGGCCATGTTGCAACAGGAAAAAGCTGAGGATTTTGTAATTGCTACAGGGAAAACAACCTGTGTTCGTGATTTTGTCAGAATGGCTTTTGCTGAATGCGGTATAGAGTTGGCTTTTTCAGGAAATGCCGAAAATGAGATTGCAACAGTTGTAGTTTGTAATAATCCTGAATTCCAAATCGAAATAGGGAAGACTGTCGTTAAAATAGATCCAGAGTATTACAGACCTACAGAAGTGGATTTATTAATTGGAGATCCTGTTAAAGCAAATACTAAATTGAACTGGAAGCCTAAATATGATTTAGGCCTTTTAGTAAAAGAGATGGTAACTTCAGACTTAAAAAAAGCATTAAATAACGAGATATAA
- a CDS encoding nucleotide sugar dehydrogenase, which produces MESNSKIAVIGLGYVGLPLARLFATKYAVVGFDINQKRIEELQAGTDSTFEVEESVLKSVLVSKEDTSVETTMQKGLYCTNQLKDIADCNYYIVTVPTPVDKNNRPDLTPLYKASETVGQVLKKGDIVIYESTVYPGVTEDECVPVLERISGLQFNIDFFAGYSPERINPGDKEHTVDKILKVTAGSTPEIGEKVDKLYQSVITAGTHLAPSIKVAEAAKVIENSQRDINIAFVNELAKIFHLMNIDTQAVLAAAGTKWNFLPFKPGLVGGHCIGVDPYYLAQKAQELGYHPEIILAGRRLNDSMGEYVAAQVVKLMIKKGISVNGASLLMLGITFKENCPDVRNTKIVDVIKALQEYGISISIYDPLASPVEVEKEYQLNTSNQIPQEKFDAIVLGVSHTPFLTMDLSKLQNTASIIYDVKGVLKTNVDGRL; this is translated from the coding sequence GTGGAGTCTAATTCTAAAATAGCAGTTATAGGTCTTGGTTATGTTGGTTTGCCATTGGCTCGTTTATTTGCTACAAAATATGCAGTTGTTGGATTTGACATCAATCAAAAACGGATTGAAGAATTGCAGGCCGGTACAGACAGTACTTTTGAAGTTGAAGAATCGGTTTTAAAATCGGTTTTAGTTTCAAAAGAAGACACGTCTGTAGAAACAACGATGCAAAAAGGACTTTATTGTACAAATCAATTAAAAGACATTGCCGATTGTAATTATTATATAGTTACTGTACCAACACCTGTTGATAAAAATAACCGTCCTGATTTGACTCCTTTGTATAAGGCCAGCGAAACAGTAGGTCAGGTTTTGAAAAAAGGAGATATTGTTATTTATGAATCAACGGTTTATCCCGGGGTGACGGAAGACGAATGTGTGCCGGTTTTAGAACGAATATCAGGATTGCAATTTAATATTGATTTTTTTGCGGGCTATTCCCCTGAAAGAATTAATCCGGGTGATAAAGAACATACTGTAGATAAAATATTGAAAGTTACTGCCGGTTCTACTCCGGAAATCGGAGAAAAAGTAGATAAACTATACCAATCAGTAATTACGGCAGGAACGCATTTGGCACCTTCTATCAAAGTAGCCGAGGCGGCTAAAGTAATCGAAAATTCCCAACGCGACATCAATATTGCTTTTGTCAACGAATTGGCTAAAATATTCCATTTGATGAATATTGACACCCAGGCGGTTTTGGCAGCTGCGGGAACTAAATGGAATTTTTTGCCATTTAAACCGGGATTGGTTGGAGGACATTGTATAGGGGTTGATCCTTATTATCTGGCGCAAAAAGCACAGGAACTAGGATATCATCCTGAAATTATATTGGCCGGACGACGATTGAATGACAGTATGGGAGAGTATGTAGCTGCCCAAGTAGTTAAGTTAATGATTAAGAAAGGGATTTCGGTTAATGGAGCCAGCTTATTAATGTTAGGAATAACTTTTAAAGAAAACTGTCCAGATGTTCGCAATACCAAAATTGTAGATGTAATTAAAGCATTGCAGGAATATGGGATTTCTATAAGCATTTATGATCCATTAGCTAGTCCGGTTGAAGTAGAAAAAGAATACCAGTTAAACACAAGCAATCAGATACCACAGGAAAAATTCGATGCCATCGTATTAGGAGTATCACATACTCCGTTTTTAACAATGGATTTGTCAAAACTTCAAAATACAGCAAGTATAATTTACGATGTAAAAGGAGTTTTAAAGACTAATGTGGACGGGAGGTTATAA
- a CDS encoding acyltransferase family protein yields the protein MKQERGRIAILDGFRALAIFFVMLCHFFSRYIKPYHKEDLYPYGADYDYFSYGFLGVQFFFIISGFVIFFTLENTLNFSTFWKKRLIRLFPSMLVASIIIYLFFNFFEDSNFLLSHRLLNFIPSLTFIKPELINNLVESTFGIQLNLDYLNGSYWSLWVEIQFYLFASLFFFCDKLNFIRNIIIISAFLCISNLVMYNIGGSNILGISYAKEITFYFTKWIAGGFNLLDYLPFFVIGMLFYLMFKNKDENKKNTIFVKGALLFFMSFVLFFSRDNIVRLLLMLMFFLFFVFIYYPNRLKVLQNSFFKKNGEASYFMYLIHENIGVFLIIVFGSFFKSFGFVLPLLIILFFSYLSILYYKYDTRINRFFKIKLLKE from the coding sequence ATGAAACAAGAAAGAGGTAGGATAGCTATATTAGATGGATTTAGAGCATTGGCAATTTTTTTTGTTATGCTTTGTCATTTTTTTTCAAGATACATAAAACCGTATCATAAAGAAGATTTGTATCCTTACGGAGCTGATTATGATTATTTTAGTTATGGATTTTTAGGAGTGCAGTTTTTTTTTATTATTAGTGGATTTGTTATTTTTTTTACTTTAGAGAATACTTTAAATTTTAGCACATTCTGGAAAAAAAGATTGATAAGACTTTTTCCCTCCATGTTAGTAGCATCTATAATTATTTATTTATTTTTTAATTTTTTTGAAGATTCTAATTTTTTATTATCGCATAGATTACTAAACTTTATTCCAAGTTTAACTTTTATAAAGCCTGAGCTTATTAATAATTTGGTTGAATCTACATTTGGGATTCAGTTAAATTTAGACTATCTGAATGGGTCTTATTGGAGTTTATGGGTTGAAATACAATTTTATTTATTCGCAAGTTTATTCTTTTTTTGTGATAAACTAAATTTTATAAGAAATATAATAATTATTTCTGCTTTTTTATGTATTTCTAATTTAGTTATGTATAACATAGGAGGGAGTAATATTTTGGGAATTTCTTATGCAAAAGAAATTACTTTTTATTTTACCAAATGGATTGCAGGAGGCTTTAATTTGTTAGATTATTTACCTTTTTTTGTGATCGGTATGTTGTTTTATTTGATGTTTAAAAACAAGGATGAAAATAAAAAGAATACAATTTTTGTAAAAGGAGCTTTGTTATTTTTTATGAGTTTTGTATTGTTTTTTTCAAGAGATAATATTGTGAGGTTACTTTTGATGTTGATGTTTTTTTTGTTTTTTGTTTTTATTTATTATCCAAATAGACTAAAGGTATTGCAAAATTCTTTTTTTAAAAAGAATGGCGAGGCTTCTTATTTTATGTATTTAATTCACGAAAATATAGGTGTTTTTCTGATTATAGTTTTTGGATCTTTTTTCAAATCTTTTGGATTTGTCTTGCCTCTTTTGATTATTTTATTTTTCTCTTATTTAAGTATTTTGTATTATAAATACGACACAAGAATAAATAGGTTTTTTAAAATAAAATTATTAAAAGAATAA
- a CDS encoding glycosyltransferase family 2 protein, which produces MPKLSIITINYNNKNGLKKTIESVINQTWKDFEYIIVDGGSTDGSLDIIKQYENQINFWVSEPDKGIYNALNKGINYAKGEYLLFLNGDDCLIHNEILCKINNHIKGKDLIYFDVETVDDNKKNTIYYPHQLSFYFFYITTICHQAVFFKKDIFIKYGLFDENLKIVSDWKFIMLSIIKYNVSYKHINDVFCVFDGRGISSAKDKNNKHAMLHIQERQKVLSEEFPLFVSDYSEFQLLKFYFEKYKLGYIKKIAISLRQKFSF; this is translated from the coding sequence ATGCCTAAATTATCCATTATTACAATAAATTATAATAATAAAAATGGTTTAAAAAAGACCATTGAGAGTGTTATTAATCAAACATGGAAAGATTTTGAATATATTATTGTTGATGGAGGTAGTACCGATGGTAGTCTTGATATTATAAAACAATATGAAAATCAAATAAATTTTTGGGTAAGTGAACCTGATAAGGGAATTTATAATGCTTTAAATAAGGGAATCAATTATGCTAAAGGGGAATATTTACTTTTTTTGAATGGAGATGATTGTTTAATACATAATGAAATTTTGTGTAAAATTAATAATCATATTAAGGGTAAAGATTTAATTTATTTTGATGTTGAAACTGTCGATGATAATAAAAAGAATACTATTTATTATCCTCATCAATTATCGTTCTATTTTTTTTATATCACTACAATTTGTCATCAGGCGGTTTTTTTTAAAAAAGATATTTTTATAAAATATGGATTATTTGATGAAAACCTAAAGATAGTTTCTGATTGGAAATTTATAATGCTATCAATAATTAAATATAATGTTAGCTATAAACATATCAACGATGTATTTTGTGTTTTTGATGGAAGAGGTATAAGTAGTGCAAAAGACAAAAATAATAAGCATGCAATGCTACATATTCAAGAAAGACAAAAAGTTTTATCAGAAGAGTTCCCGTTGTTTGTTTCAGATTATTCAGAGTTTCAGTTATTAAAATTTTATTTTGAAAAATATAAATTGGGATATATTAAGAAAATTGCGATCTCTTTAAGGCAAAAATTTAGTTTTTAA